One genomic segment of Gemmatimonadaceae bacterium includes these proteins:
- a CDS encoding HAMP domain-containing sensor histidine kinase produces the protein MRRSATVVVLGGLLAVLLSAYTVYSRRVVRELRRDAGRYGAMYARVYQALTDPTEESGNTALLALSQQINELGVPVVITDTAGMPTAAVNLPFSAPLTDPRVRTYVASLDKQNAPVIEPGIGKVHFGDSVLITSLRFIPLLLASLLVLTGAAIVYVIRTRSRADRERVWAGMARESAHQLATPLSSLSGWIELLRDHADDEVSASAARHMEADLERLERVSHRFERIGRPPRRDKLDLGDLVVRVGAYFQARVPTLAHAVTLVASRANEPIVIEGDEVLLEWALEVLVKNGLDALAGRGGRLYMTTKRLDPDRVRVRVADDGPGVPRELRARIFEPGYSTKQSGWGIGLSLAKRIVEENHGGRLVLAPSEKGAAFDIILQG, from the coding sequence ATGCGGCGCAGCGCGACGGTCGTCGTGCTCGGAGGACTGCTCGCCGTCCTTCTCAGCGCGTACACCGTGTACTCGCGGCGCGTCGTCCGCGAGCTCCGGCGCGACGCCGGACGCTACGGCGCGATGTACGCGCGAGTGTATCAAGCGCTCACCGATCCGACCGAAGAATCGGGCAACACCGCGTTGCTCGCGCTGTCGCAGCAGATCAACGAGCTGGGCGTGCCGGTCGTCATCACCGATACGGCGGGAATGCCCACGGCGGCGGTGAATCTACCGTTTTCGGCGCCGCTCACCGATCCGCGGGTGCGCACCTACGTCGCATCGCTCGACAAACAGAACGCCCCCGTAATCGAGCCCGGCATCGGCAAGGTGCACTTCGGCGACAGCGTGCTCATCACGAGCCTGCGCTTCATTCCGCTCTTGCTGGCATCGCTGCTCGTCCTAACGGGAGCCGCGATCGTGTACGTGATTCGCACGCGAAGCCGCGCCGACCGCGAACGCGTGTGGGCGGGCATGGCGCGCGAATCGGCGCACCAGTTGGCGACGCCGCTCTCGAGCTTGAGCGGATGGATCGAGCTGTTGCGCGATCATGCGGACGATGAGGTCTCGGCATCGGCGGCGCGGCACATGGAGGCGGACCTGGAGCGGCTCGAGCGCGTGTCGCATCGCTTCGAGCGCATCGGCCGGCCGCCGCGCCGCGACAAGCTCGACCTCGGCGACCTGGTGGTGCGCGTCGGCGCGTATTTCCAGGCGCGCGTGCCGACGCTCGCCCACGCGGTCACGCTCGTGGCGTCGCGCGCGAACGAGCCGATCGTGATCGAAGGAGATGAGGTGCTGCTCGAATGGGCGCTCGAAGTGCTCGTCAAGAACGGACTCGATGCGCTCGCGGGCCGCGGCGGCCGACTGTACATGACCACGAAGCGGCTCGATCCCGACCGTGTGCGTGTGCGCGTGGCCGACGATGGTCCCGGCGTGCCGCGCGAGCTGCGCGCGCGCATCTTCGAGCCGGGCTATTCCACCAAGCAGTCGGGGTGGGGGATTGGACTCTCGCTCGCCAAGCGCATCGTGGAAGAGAATCACGGCGGTCGACTCGTGCTCGCGCCGTCCGAGAAAGGCGCGGCGTTCGACATTATACTTCAGGGATGA
- a CDS encoding sugar phosphate nucleotidyltransferase, with protein MSRWAVILAGGSGTRFWPLSTPERPKQLLPLATSEPLLVDAIRRLGPLVPGERTLIITSAALADAVHAVVPALPRANIVGEPRAAGTGPALAWAAADIARRDADDPVMICVHADWSIRNDDGFRETLSRAAAVAERHGALVTVGIVPERPDPGFGYIQPGEHVTGARRVARFAEKPDRATAERMMSEGYLWNSGIFVWRAQDFLAEIASHTPEMSSALRHASAGDMNAFYSAVTPVTVDEGVLERSRNVLVIPGEFGWDDVGTWAALRRVHERDAAGNAVSGDVHLVRARDCVAYAEEQTVVLYGVADLVVVARDGLTVVTTTDGAADLKSLIDALPAHVRDRR; from the coding sequence GTGAGCCGTTGGGCCGTCATTCTGGCCGGGGGCTCGGGCACGCGATTCTGGCCGCTCAGCACGCCCGAGCGACCCAAGCAGTTGCTCCCGCTCGCGACGAGCGAACCGCTGCTGGTCGATGCGATCCGCCGGTTAGGCCCGCTCGTGCCGGGGGAACGCACGCTCATCATCACATCGGCCGCGCTGGCCGACGCCGTTCATGCGGTGGTGCCTGCCCTGCCCCGCGCGAACATCGTGGGAGAGCCGCGCGCCGCGGGCACGGGGCCGGCGCTCGCGTGGGCTGCGGCGGACATCGCGCGACGCGACGCCGACGATCCGGTGATGATCTGCGTCCACGCCGACTGGTCCATTCGCAACGACGACGGATTTCGCGAGACGCTGTCGCGCGCGGCGGCGGTCGCCGAACGCCACGGTGCGTTAGTCACCGTCGGCATCGTGCCCGAGCGGCCCGATCCGGGGTTCGGATACATTCAGCCCGGCGAGCACGTCACGGGCGCGCGGCGCGTCGCGCGATTCGCCGAGAAGCCCGATCGGGCGACAGCCGAGCGGATGATGTCCGAGGGCTATCTCTGGAACTCCGGCATCTTCGTGTGGCGCGCGCAGGATTTTCTGGCCGAGATCGCCTCCCACACGCCGGAGATGTCGTCCGCGTTGCGACACGCGTCCGCGGGCGACATGAATGCCTTTTATTCCGCGGTCACACCGGTGACGGTGGACGAAGGCGTGCTCGAGCGCAGCCGCAACGTGCTGGTGATCCCCGGCGAATTCGGATGGGACGATGTCGGCACCTGGGCGGCGCTCCGGCGCGTGCACGAGCGCGACGCTGCGGGCAATGCAGTGAGCGGCGATGTGCACCTCGTGCGGGCGCGGGACTGCGTCGCCTACGCCGAAGAGCAAACCGTGGTGCTGTATGGAGTGGCGGACCTCGTGGTCGTGGCGCGCGACGGTCTCACGGTCGTGACCACCACCGACGGCGCGGCCGACCTCAAGTCCCTCATCGACGCGTTGCCGGCGCACGTGCGGGACCGCCGGTGA
- a CDS encoding response regulator transcription factor — protein MPVEAERLHVLVADDEPHIGRIIKMKLEQGPFAVTLAYDGREALDALAQDSDVALVMLDLMMPHLSGLDVLARMRSDTRWQRLPCIILTAAGQEQHHREAMALGASEFLTKPFSPKKLYARAADLLGVGDDVEPSGELRTPES, from the coding sequence ATGCCCGTCGAAGCCGAGCGGCTTCACGTGTTGGTGGCGGACGACGAGCCGCACATCGGCCGCATCATCAAGATGAAGCTCGAGCAGGGGCCGTTTGCCGTCACGCTCGCGTACGACGGACGCGAAGCCTTGGATGCGCTCGCCCAGGACAGCGACGTCGCACTCGTGATGCTCGATCTCATGATGCCGCATCTGTCCGGACTCGATGTGCTGGCGCGCATGCGCTCGGATACGCGCTGGCAGCGCCTGCCGTGCATCATCCTCACCGCGGCCGGCCAGGAACAACATCACAGAGAAGCAATGGCCCTCGGCGCGAGTGAGTTCCTCACGAAGCCGTTCAGCCCCAAAAAGTTGTATGCACGCGCCGCGGATCTGCTCGGCGTGGGAGACGACGTCGAGCCTTCCGGAGAGCTGAGGACGCCCGAGTCGTGA
- a CDS encoding roadblock/LC7 domain-containing protein yields MPTIRDLVAALRQRDGVEAAVVLGRDGLLIDSQTEPTVDAERVAALIPSIVAAADEYGSHDERGSLTTAVLEFAQGIAIISVLNNDAILVVLAKATANLAPLLFELRRNRENIAALV; encoded by the coding sequence ATGCCTACGATTCGCGATTTGGTGGCCGCACTGCGCCAACGCGATGGTGTCGAGGCAGCCGTTGTGTTGGGTCGCGACGGTTTGCTCATCGACAGCCAAACGGAGCCAACCGTGGACGCGGAGCGCGTCGCGGCGCTGATCCCGTCCATCGTCGCCGCTGCCGACGAATACGGCTCGCACGACGAACGCGGCTCGCTCACCACTGCCGTGCTCGAGTTCGCGCAAGGCATCGCGATCATCTCGGTGCTCAACAACGACGCCATTCTGGTCGTCCTCGCCAAGGCCACGGCGAACCTGGCGCCCCTGTTGTTCGAACTGCGGCGCAACCGCGAGAACATCGCCGCGCTTGTCTGA
- the serS gene encoding serine--tRNA ligase, giving the protein MHDLKLLRENIAALRDGMRRRGKLEMLGPVIDRAEALDRERRALLGQIEEKQAARNAASQDVARRKKAGEDASEVIARTRALGDEIAALQHAYDAQFAELERLQYELPNIPLGDVPEGGEEANRVLRTWGEPRSHDGVRPHWEVGEQLGILDLPRGAKIAGSGFIVFRRGGARLVRALLAFFLDLATRQHGYEEVWVPTLVNRRSMTGTGQLPKFEEDAYVTSDDFFLIPTAEVPVTNLYRDEVLDAGDLPMALTAYSQCFRREAGAHGKDTRGLIRVHQFDKVELVRYVRPEDSDAQLELLTSHAETALRKLELPYRVKILAAGDTGFSSAKTYDLEVFAPGVGAWLEVSSCSTFTDFQARRANIRYRPGPGEKPRFVHTLNGSGLAFPRTIVALLEHHQRADGTVAVPEALRPYLGADTLG; this is encoded by the coding sequence GTGCACGACCTGAAGCTCCTGCGCGAGAACATCGCGGCGCTTCGCGACGGGATGCGCCGTCGCGGGAAGCTCGAGATGCTTGGGCCCGTGATCGACCGGGCCGAAGCGCTCGACCGCGAGCGGCGCGCCTTGCTCGGGCAGATCGAGGAGAAGCAGGCGGCGCGCAACGCGGCCAGCCAGGACGTGGCCCGGCGCAAGAAGGCGGGCGAGGATGCGTCGGAGGTCATCGCCCGCACCCGCGCGTTAGGCGATGAGATCGCCGCCCTCCAGCACGCTTACGACGCGCAGTTCGCCGAGCTCGAGCGGCTGCAATACGAGCTGCCGAACATTCCGTTAGGCGACGTGCCGGAGGGCGGCGAGGAGGCCAACCGCGTCCTCCGCACGTGGGGCGAGCCGCGGTCGCACGATGGCGTCCGGCCGCACTGGGAAGTCGGCGAGCAGTTAGGCATCCTGGATCTGCCGCGCGGCGCCAAGATCGCCGGCTCGGGCTTCATCGTCTTTCGCCGCGGCGGCGCGCGGCTCGTGCGCGCGCTCCTCGCGTTCTTCCTCGACCTCGCCACGCGCCAACACGGCTACGAGGAAGTGTGGGTGCCCACGCTGGTCAACCGCCGCTCGATGACCGGCACCGGCCAGCTGCCCAAATTCGAGGAGGATGCGTACGTCACCAGCGACGACTTCTTTCTCATTCCGACCGCCGAAGTTCCGGTCACCAACCTCTATCGCGACGAAGTGCTGGATGCCGGCGACCTGCCCATGGCGCTCACCGCGTACTCGCAATGCTTCCGCCGCGAGGCTGGCGCCCACGGCAAAGACACGCGCGGCCTGATCCGGGTGCACCAGTTCGACAAGGTCGAGCTCGTGCGGTACGTGAGGCCGGAGGACTCGGACGCGCAGCTCGAGCTGCTCACGTCGCACGCCGAAACGGCGCTCAGAAAACTCGAGCTGCCGTATCGCGTGAAGATTCTCGCCGCCGGCGATACCGGATTCTCGAGCGCCAAGACGTACGACCTCGAGGTGTTCGCACCCGGCGTCGGCGCGTGGCTCGAGGTGTCCTCGTGTTCCACGTTCACGGACTTTCAAGCGCGGCGCGCGAACATTCGCTACCGTCCCGGCCCCGGTGAGAAGCCGCGCTTCGTGCACACGCTCAACGGATCGGGGCTCGCCTTTCCGCGCACGATCGTGGCGTTGCTCGAGCACCATCAGCGCGCCGACGGCACCGTCGCCGTGCCGGAAGCGCTGCGTCCCTACCTGGGCGCGGACACGCTCGGCTAA